A stretch of DNA from Spirosoma endbachense:
TCTTGAGTGGAAAAATGGCAAAGTGGCCAAAGTCATAATAAAATCTACGTTAGGTGGAAACTGCCGAATTCGGGTTCCGAACGAATTGAAGGCAAATGGATTCACTACGGTGCTTAATGGTGCCGACAACCCGAATCCATTTTATCAGACACTGGCTATCAAAGACCCAATCATTTCGCCCCAGGCCCAGCTTATCATGAAGAAGCCGTTTATTGGGCCAGTCTATGATTTTGCGACGCAGCCCGGCAAAAGCTACACGCTGGTTCTCAACAACTAGTCGATCCGTTCGTATGGAAGTCTAAGTATAGTTGACTTCCATACGAATACATAAGTCGGATTTGTGTAAAACAACCTCTTATTTGTGTATTTTCTTTGGCTTACTTAAATCCTACTTTTGCTGGTGATCAGACAATAAAAAATTAAGTTAGCTGTAAGCAGCTAATGCGCCAGTACGGCTAATCGCGAAAGGCCTAATCTAGTAGAGCCAATGAAAAACACAGGACTTACGAAACAAATCCGTTCCAGTCTCTTGCTGCTAGGGCTTACTTGTTTCTGTACTGCTGTGCTCTTGCAAGCCTGTAGTTCTGTCGAAAAACCCGCCGACATTGCCAACCTGGCGGATAAGCTCCCCGAAACGGTCGATTACAACCTACACGTTAAACCCATTCTCTCGGATAAGTGCTTTTTCTGCCATGGCCCAGACAAAAACAGTCAGAAAGCCGGTCTGGAACTGGCCACCCGTGAAGGAGCCCTGGCAGCCTTAAAAAAAGCCAGACACAAGCATGCCATTGTTCCCGGTGATCTGGACAAAAGCGAAGTATACCATCGGATTATTACCGCCGATGAACAGGAGATGATGCCGCCTAAAGCATCTAACCGCGTACTGTCGACTTACGAAAAGGCCGTACTCATCAAATGGATTGAGCAAGGTGCGGACTATAAACAGCACTGGGCGCTCATCAAGCCAGAAAAATCAAAACTACCTGATGTACAGGATAAGCGCTGGCCTAAAAACGCCATTGATTATTTTACACTCCATAAAATGGAGGAGAAAGGGCTGAAACCTGCGCCTGAAGCCGATAAAGAAACGCTGCTGCGCCGGGTGTCGCTCGACCTGACGGGTTTACCGCCAACCCTGGACGAAAGAGACGCATTTCTGGCCGACAAATCGCCGAATGCGTACGAAAAAGTGGTCAACCGATTGTTACAATCACCCCATTACGGCGAAAAAATGGCTGTCGACTGGCTGGACCTGGCCCGATATGCCGACACGCACGGCTATACAGTGGATCGTTATCGGTCGATGTGGCCATGGCGGGATTGGGTCATTCAATCGTTCAACCAAAACCGGCCGTTTAGCCAATTCATTACCTGGCAACTGGCCGGTGACTTGCTGCCACAGCCAACGCGTGAGCAGCGGCTGGCGACAGGTTTCAACCGGAACCACTCCCAGAATATGGAAGGGGGGATTATTAACGAAGAATTTCGGGTTGAATATGTGGCTGACCGCACCAACACGCTGGGTACGGCCATGCTGGGTATGACGGTGGAATGTGCCCGTTGCCACGACCACAAATTTGACCCGATTTCGCAGAAGGATTATTATAGCCTGTTTGCGTTTTTTAACAATGTTGATGAGGCCGGACAGATTTCGTGGGACGATGCCATACCGGTGCCTACCCTGCTGCTGACCGAAAAGAAACAGGATAGTCTGCTGACTTATATCGATACGAAGATCAAAACGGCGGAAACGACCCTTGCCAAAACCGTTCAGACCGAAAAGCCAGCCTTTGAACAATGGCGGAAAGAGGCAGATAATGTAATCTCGTTTGCTCCCCAGACCGGGCTTCAGGCTCGATTTACCTTCGATAAGCTGGTCAATGGGAAGTTCGTAAGTGAGGTTTCAGGAACAGATAAAGGAACTGTGGTCGATCCGGTACTGGCTGCGGGCAAGTTCGGGCAGGCATTTCAATCCAATGGCGATGATATTCTGAGCCTCGGCAAAGTGGGTATTTTTCATCGGGCGCAGCCATTTTCGATCGGTGTGTGGGTGAATATTCCTAAAGAGCTGAACAAGGGCGTGATTTTACACAAAGGACAGGGTGATATTCTGTACAATTTCAGGGGCTATTTTCTGAACATCCGCGAGCGGAAAGCCGAATTACTGATGGCCCACACCTGGCCGTACAACAATATCGTCAGGATTAGTCAGGCATTGTTGCCGAAGCAACAATGGATTCACCTGACCATGACCTACGATGGGTCGAGCAAAGCCCGTGGCCTGAAGCTGTATATCGATGGCAAAGAAGCGTCGATGATCACGGAAAAAGACAATCTGTACAAGGACATCATCTGGCCCAAAGGCACGCATTTAGGGAAAGAACAGCCCGGTTTGCAGGTAGGTGCCGATATGAGGGGAGCCGGTTTTAAAAATGGATTGGTCGATGAGCTGGTTGTCTACGGCCGTGAACTCACGGCTGCTGAAGTGTCCATGCTGGCAACTACTACCGGGACTTTGGCCACCCGTCAGGCAACCGTGACCGACGCAAACGTATCGTTTCCCTACTACCTGTCAACCAGATCATTGGCTTATCAGCAGCAGCAAACAGCCTTACAACAGCTTCGAACAGAGCGTAATAAGCTTGTAGAAGCCATCCCGGAATTAATGGTGATGGAGGAGATGAAAACACCCCGGCCTACCTTCCTGCTTAAACGTGGTGTTTACGACGCACATGGTCAACGGGTACGCCCCGATGTACCGGCCAGTATTCTGCCTTTTTCGCCGGAATTTCCACGGAACCGACTAGGGCTGGCAAAATGGCTCCTTCATCCTGATAATCCGCTGACGGCCCGTGTTGTAGTGAATCGCTACTGGCAAACGTACTTCGGAACCGGTCTCCAGAAATCGTCCAATAATTTTGGCAATCAGGGAGGATTGCCTACGCACCCCGAACTACTAGACTGGCTGGCCATCACGTTTCGGGATGGTAGAAATGCAACGGACCGCTGGAATATGAAAGCGATGCAGAAACTGATCGTTATGTCGGCCACATATCGCCAATCGTCCCACGCCAGCCGCGAAGGATTTCAGCATGACCCGGAAAATACATGGTTATCACGCGGACCATCTTCCCGCTTAACGGCAGAAATGATTCGCGATAACGCCCTGGCCGCCAGTGGCTTGTTGTCGGCTAAAATGGGCGGGCCAAGCGTGAAGCCTTACCAGCCAGCGGGTTTGTGGGCAGTAAATGACGATGTGTATAAGCAGGATAAAGGCGAAAATCTTTTCCGTCGCAGCTTGTATACGTTCTGGCGACGAACCAATCCTCCACCGTCGATGAATACCTTCGATGCACCTTCGCGCAGCTATTGCGTCGTGCAACGGCAAAAAACCAGTACACCGCTACAAGCGCTGATTCTGCTGAACGATCCGCAGTTTGTCGAAGCGGCCAGCGTAGTTGCCCAGCAGTCGCTGACTCACTATCAGTCTCTGCCAGACCAGTTGACCTACAGTTTTCAACTGTTAACCAGCCGAAAACCGACCACCAGAGAGTTGGCGATTCTGACCCGACTTTATGGGCAGGAGTATCAGAAATTTCGGAAGTCTCCGGCTAAGGTTCGGGGCTGGATTCAGGCCGGAGCGCATAAACCAGCTAACATAACCGATATGCCCGCCCTGGCAGCCGGAGCCGTAGTGGCCAGTACTGTAATGAATTCAGAAGCCTTTGTGACGAAACATTGACGATTAACTGGCCGAACGTGCCCCTTCGGCCGGTTGGCATGAATCCAAAAAACGCAATGAACAAGAAACTTGCACAACAATTGGCCGATACAGTGAACCGGCGGTCGTTTCTGACAAAAGCGTCATTGGGTTTAGGCTCATTGGCACTGGGTTCATTATTGCCGCGTAATCTGTTTTCAACTCCATCTCCCGAGCAACTGCCATTGGTTCCGCATCGGGCTCCGAAAGCGAAACGGATCGTGTATTTGTGCCAGAGCGGTGGCCCATCGCAGTTGGAACTATTCGATTATAAGCCATACCTGCAAAAAATGCACGGTAAAGACCTGCCTGATTCGGTGCGGAAAGGCCAGCGACTTACCGGCATGAGTGCCCAGCAATCGTCGCTGCCGTTGGTGAGCTCACCCTATCAGTTTGCCCAGCATGGCAAAAGTGGCGCGTGGGTCAGCGAACTGATGCCATATACGAGCAAGGTCGCCGATGAGTTGTGTTTCATCAAGTCCATGTTTACCGAGCAGATCAACCACGACCCGGCACTGACGTTCTTCCAGACGGGTAATCAACTGGCCGGACGACCCAGCATTGGTGCCTGGATCAGTTATGGGCTTGGCTCGGCCAATGAAAACCTACCGGCTTTTATTGTGCTGGTTTCCAAAAATGCGCCACAGGATCAGCCGCTTTACGCCCGGTTGTGGGGGAATGGATTTCTGCCTTCAAAACATCAGGGTGTTCAGTTTCGCTCCGGTTCTGACCCTGTTCTATACCTCAATAATCCGAACGGCTATACAACAACCGATCGGCGTAACATGCTCGATGCCCTGAAAGATCTGAATCAGGTACAGGAGGAACTTTACGGCGATCCGGAAGTGGCCAACCATACTGCTCAGTATGAGATGGCCTTTCGGATGCAAACCTCGG
This window harbors:
- a CDS encoding DUF1553 domain-containing protein; this encodes MKNTGLTKQIRSSLLLLGLTCFCTAVLLQACSSVEKPADIANLADKLPETVDYNLHVKPILSDKCFFCHGPDKNSQKAGLELATREGALAALKKARHKHAIVPGDLDKSEVYHRIITADEQEMMPPKASNRVLSTYEKAVLIKWIEQGADYKQHWALIKPEKSKLPDVQDKRWPKNAIDYFTLHKMEEKGLKPAPEADKETLLRRVSLDLTGLPPTLDERDAFLADKSPNAYEKVVNRLLQSPHYGEKMAVDWLDLARYADTHGYTVDRYRSMWPWRDWVIQSFNQNRPFSQFITWQLAGDLLPQPTREQRLATGFNRNHSQNMEGGIINEEFRVEYVADRTNTLGTAMLGMTVECARCHDHKFDPISQKDYYSLFAFFNNVDEAGQISWDDAIPVPTLLLTEKKQDSLLTYIDTKIKTAETTLAKTVQTEKPAFEQWRKEADNVISFAPQTGLQARFTFDKLVNGKFVSEVSGTDKGTVVDPVLAAGKFGQAFQSNGDDILSLGKVGIFHRAQPFSIGVWVNIPKELNKGVILHKGQGDILYNFRGYFLNIRERKAELLMAHTWPYNNIVRISQALLPKQQWIHLTMTYDGSSKARGLKLYIDGKEASMITEKDNLYKDIIWPKGTHLGKEQPGLQVGADMRGAGFKNGLVDELVVYGRELTAAEVSMLATTTGTLATRQATVTDANVSFPYYLSTRSLAYQQQQTALQQLRTERNKLVEAIPELMVMEEMKTPRPTFLLKRGVYDAHGQRVRPDVPASILPFSPEFPRNRLGLAKWLLHPDNPLTARVVVNRYWQTYFGTGLQKSSNNFGNQGGLPTHPELLDWLAITFRDGRNATDRWNMKAMQKLIVMSATYRQSSHASREGFQHDPENTWLSRGPSSRLTAEMIRDNALAASGLLSAKMGGPSVKPYQPAGLWAVNDDVYKQDKGENLFRRSLYTFWRRTNPPPSMNTFDAPSRSYCVVQRQKTSTPLQALILLNDPQFVEAASVVAQQSLTHYQSLPDQLTYSFQLLTSRKPTTRELAILTRLYGQEYQKFRKSPAKVRGWIQAGAHKPANITDMPALAAGAVVASTVMNSEAFVTKH
- a CDS encoding DUF1501 domain-containing protein: MNKKLAQQLADTVNRRSFLTKASLGLGSLALGSLLPRNLFSTPSPEQLPLVPHRAPKAKRIVYLCQSGGPSQLELFDYKPYLQKMHGKDLPDSVRKGQRLTGMSAQQSSLPLVSSPYQFAQHGKSGAWVSELMPYTSKVADELCFIKSMFTEQINHDPALTFFQTGNQLAGRPSIGAWISYGLGSANENLPAFIVLVSKNAPQDQPLYARLWGNGFLPSKHQGVQFRSGSDPVLYLNNPNGYTTTDRRNMLDALKDLNQVQEELYGDPEVANHTAQYEMAFRMQTSVPDVNDLSDEPDWVFDLYGPEARNPGTFAANCLMARRLLERDVKFVQLYHQGWDLHSNLPKGLVRQCKATDQPSAALVQDLKQRGLLDDTVVVWGGEFGRTNYSQGKLTKDNYGRDHHPRCFTIWMAGGGIKPGITYGETDEFGYNIAHNPVHVHDFQATLLHLMGIDHEKLTFEFQGRRFRLTDVEGKLVKGIMA